The Ornithodoros turicata isolate Travis chromosome 9, ASM3712646v1, whole genome shotgun sequence genome includes a region encoding these proteins:
- the LOC135369304 gene encoding uncharacterized protein LOC135369304: MLATGKDGTVAIEKGNMNKVVLCVVVVLGFMCVAEAFQKICDKDQAKIKQRLECMRQKVTRSDLADSLRTFNRHGDEILHKACEKDVLLEEVLTLFYTADEVKFLQEASNKCV, translated from the exons ATGTTGGCCACGGGGAAAGACGGGACAGTAGCAATCGAGAAAGGCAACATGAACAAGGTGGTGCTCTGCGTTGTGGTCGTGCTCGGGTTCATGTGCGTCGCGGAGGCTTTTCAGAAGATCTGCG ATAAGGACCAAGCAAAGATCAAACAAAGGTTGGAGTGCATGAGGCAGAAAGTGACGCGTTCAGAT CTTGCGGATTCTCTGCGAACTTTCAACAGACACGGAGATGAGATTCTGCACAAGGCGTGCGAAAAGGACGTGCTACTG GAGGAAGTCCTTACCCTGTTTTACACG GCGGACGAAGTTAAATTCCTGCAAGAAGCCAGCAACAAGTGCGTTTAG